In Bubalus kerabau isolate K-KA32 ecotype Philippines breed swamp buffalo chromosome 4, PCC_UOA_SB_1v2, whole genome shotgun sequence, one DNA window encodes the following:
- the LOC129648835 gene encoding intercellular adhesion molecule 2-like isoform X2 produces MVGSGEVQVINCTASCTDPKKLVLETDLNKTVLESQAQWKLFRVYNISKDEQLLCSFICAGKQETKVFNITVFYPPKQVLLTLSHTSVAVGTLFTIECLVPAVAPLEGLTVTLLRGTEVLYNHTFVGTAPFPQDAVVTHNTTAHREDGHHNFSCEAQMDLRPRGGGLVHRVSDPQRLEVKEPVPNNQMVIMAIVIVLLLLFVAFVLLHWYKQRQRSNT; encoded by the exons ATGGTGGGGTCTGGAGAGGTTCAAGTGATTAATTGCACTGCCAGCTGTACGGACCCCAAGAAACTTGTTCTGGAGACAGACCTAAACAAGACTGTCCTGGAGAGCCAGGCTCAGTGGAAGCTGTTCAGGGTCTACAACATCTCCAAGGATGAGCAGCTCCTGTGCAGTTTCATCTGCGCCGGCAAGCAGGAGACCAAAGTTTTCAACATCACCGTGTTCT ACCCTCCAAAGCAAGTGCTGCTGACGCTGTCGCACACCTCAGTGGCCGTAGGGACACTGTTCACCATCGAGTGCCTGGTCCCCGCCGTGGCACCCCTCGAAGGCCTCACTGTCACCCTGCTCCGTGGTACTGAGGTCTTGTACAATCACACCTTTGTGGGGACAGCACCCTTCCCCCAAGATGCCGTGGTCACCCACAACACCACAGCTCACAGGGAAGACGGCCACCATAACTTCTCGTGCGAGGCCCAGATGGATCTGCGCCCTCGTGGCGGTGGCCTTGTCCACAGAGTCTCAGATCCCCAGAGGCTTGAAGTTAAAG AGCCCGTGCCCAACAACCAGATGGTGATCATGGCGATCGTGATAGTGCTGCTGCTCTTGTTTGTGGCATTCGTCCTCCTGCACTGGTACAAACAACGGCAGAGAAGTAACACCTGA
- the LOC129648835 gene encoding intercellular adhesion molecule 2-like isoform X1 — MMSTFGGWGALTAFLVLLCCQGSGEKAFEGPEHLMVGSGEVQVINCTASCTDPKKLVLETDLNKTVLESQAQWKLFRVYNISKDEQLLCSFICAGKQETKVFNITVFYPPKQVLLTLSHTSVAVGTLFTIECLVPAVAPLEGLTVTLLRGTEVLYNHTFVGTAPFPQDAVVTHNTTAHREDGHHNFSCEAQMDLRPRGGGLVHRVSDPQRLEVKEPVPNNQMVIMAIVIVLLLLFVAFVLLHWYKQRQRSNT, encoded by the exons ATGATGTCCACTTTTGGTGGCTGGGGAGCGCTCACAGCCTTTCTCGTCCTGCTCTGCTGCCAAG GGTCTGGTGAGAAGGCGTTCGAGGGGCCAGAGCACCTGATGGTGGGGTCTGGAGAGGTTCAAGTGATTAATTGCACTGCCAGCTGTACGGACCCCAAGAAACTTGTTCTGGAGACAGACCTAAACAAGACTGTCCTGGAGAGCCAGGCTCAGTGGAAGCTGTTCAGGGTCTACAACATCTCCAAGGATGAGCAGCTCCTGTGCAGTTTCATCTGCGCCGGCAAGCAGGAGACCAAAGTTTTCAACATCACCGTGTTCT ACCCTCCAAAGCAAGTGCTGCTGACGCTGTCGCACACCTCAGTGGCCGTAGGGACACTGTTCACCATCGAGTGCCTGGTCCCCGCCGTGGCACCCCTCGAAGGCCTCACTGTCACCCTGCTCCGTGGTACTGAGGTCTTGTACAATCACACCTTTGTGGGGACAGCACCCTTCCCCCAAGATGCCGTGGTCACCCACAACACCACAGCTCACAGGGAAGACGGCCACCATAACTTCTCGTGCGAGGCCCAGATGGATCTGCGCCCTCGTGGCGGTGGCCTTGTCCACAGAGTCTCAGATCCCCAGAGGCTTGAAGTTAAAG AGCCCGTGCCCAACAACCAGATGGTGATCATGGCGATCGTGATAGTGCTGCTGCTCTTGTTTGTGGCATTCGTCCTCCTGCACTGGTACAAACAACGGCAGAGAAGTAACACCTGA